The Providencia rettgeri genome includes a window with the following:
- the crp_2 gene encoding cAMP regulatory protein codes for MNIAVQNSQLVLTHENILEILKTNSWFSNLPDYLISILMTCATLRFYPDGEMVHYQGDPARGLYAVIQGSVKVSSISSDGRECVFRYLSPGNWFGEIAMLDKSARTHDAKAISPTILLTISPKDLAMILEKHPVFYQFLNILLCKVIRNAFTIINDSALLSVSARLAKRLLSLAEGYGEPHEKGIQLSLYLTQDDLATIINTTRQTINKRLVAWEKLGWIDAKYGKIILVNLPALKQISEDDEE; via the coding sequence ATGAACATTGCGGTACAAAACAGTCAATTAGTTCTAACGCATGAAAATATTCTTGAAATATTAAAAACAAATAGTTGGTTTAGTAACTTACCCGATTATTTAATTTCCATCTTAATGACATGCGCCACATTACGCTTCTATCCTGATGGTGAAATGGTCCACTATCAAGGTGACCCTGCACGTGGTCTATATGCGGTGATTCAAGGCTCAGTAAAAGTGAGTTCGATATCCTCAGATGGTCGTGAATGTGTATTTCGCTATCTTTCACCTGGCAATTGGTTTGGCGAAATTGCCATGCTAGATAAGTCAGCGCGCACCCATGATGCTAAAGCAATCAGCCCAACCATTTTACTGACGATATCACCGAAAGATTTAGCCATGATCTTGGAAAAGCACCCCGTTTTTTACCAATTTCTGAATATTTTGCTCTGCAAAGTGATTCGTAACGCCTTTACCATTATCAATGACAGCGCCTTATTGTCTGTTTCCGCCCGGCTGGCCAAGCGCTTATTGAGCTTAGCGGAAGGTTATGGTGAACCTCATGAAAAGGGGATTCAATTGAGCCTATACCTGACACAAGATGACTTGGCGACCATCATTAATACCACACGGCAAACCATCAATAAGCGTTTAGTTGCATGGGAAAAACTCGGTTGGATTGATGCAAAATACGGGAAAATTATTTTAGTTAATCTCCCCGCGCTGAAGCAGATCTCTGAGGATGATGAAGAATAA
- the icaB gene encoding Poly-beta-1,6-N-acetyl-D-glucosamine N-deacetylase precursor yields the protein MSKRLLLLLCILFTSYLPQSMASEIVNNTDDWQLADIPPKLIQTKQPEIIFAMIAGEMRAVAELNAEHGFYAYSPSGDYCAMQFGNDYAFVKTISFSNKKPRYVPEVDRLNDLQNPIYDYLVTHQKAAVYNSTQSNRKQIASLWENLRYPVLARMIKTDKTGEKTAWLTIRIGDRLGYVRLDDVSLDKGIPILTYHHILKDNENKHFRETSTTTSVEAFREQMNYLKQAGYQTLSLADVEDYLNKSANLPGKAVVLTFDDGLKSVYRYALPILRHNRQQATLFIISSRIKTQPQKWSADGLQFMSKQEIKDSRDVFNIQSHTHFLHRLDNHNSPILFSRKEHTIMLDFKRSMKILSRFEPEQRYLAYPFGGYNSAAMDAGGKAGLHLALTTIQGKVKLGDNPFALKRLYAFRTDPLEKFAQMVGNSEKSVINQNIIIDR from the coding sequence ATGTCTAAACGATTACTTTTATTACTGTGTATTTTATTTACGAGCTATCTCCCTCAATCTATGGCTTCTGAAATCGTCAATAATACAGATGATTGGCAGTTGGCAGACATCCCTCCCAAGCTAATTCAAACAAAACAGCCTGAAATTATTTTTGCGATGATTGCTGGAGAAATGCGCGCTGTCGCAGAACTGAACGCAGAACACGGGTTTTACGCTTATTCTCCCTCAGGGGATTATTGTGCGATGCAGTTTGGCAATGACTACGCATTTGTGAAAACGATATCATTTTCTAACAAAAAGCCGCGCTATGTACCTGAAGTAGATAGGCTAAATGACTTACAAAATCCCATTTATGATTATTTAGTCACACACCAAAAAGCAGCGGTATACAACTCAACTCAAAGTAATCGTAAGCAAATAGCCTCTTTATGGGAAAACCTGCGTTATCCTGTGTTAGCGCGAATGATTAAAACGGATAAAACAGGTGAAAAAACGGCATGGTTAACCATTCGTATTGGGGATAGGCTAGGCTATGTGCGTTTAGATGATGTTTCGTTGGATAAAGGCATTCCGATTTTAACTTATCACCATATTCTCAAAGACAATGAAAATAAGCATTTTCGTGAAACATCCACCACGACATCGGTGGAAGCATTTCGCGAACAAATGAATTATTTAAAACAAGCGGGCTATCAAACCCTTTCGCTTGCTGATGTGGAAGATTATTTAAATAAATCTGCAAATCTACCGGGTAAGGCTGTTGTGTTGACATTTGACGATGGTTTAAAGTCAGTTTATCGCTATGCATTACCGATTTTAAGGCATAACCGCCAGCAAGCAACGCTGTTTATTATTTCTTCCCGGATTAAAACGCAGCCACAAAAATGGTCAGCGGATGGCTTACAATTTATGAGTAAGCAAGAAATTAAAGATAGCCGAGACGTTTTTAACATCCAATCTCATACTCACTTTTTGCATCGTTTAGATAACCATAATTCACCAATTTTATTTAGCCGGAAAGAACATACCATTATGTTGGACTTTAAACGGTCGATGAAAATTTTGAGTCGCTTCGAACCGGAACAACGCTATTTAGCCTATCCTTTTGGTGGATATAACTCCGCAGCGATGGACGCGGGGGGAAAAGCTGGCTTACATTTAGCACTGACAACCATTCAAGGAAAAGTCAAATTAGGGGATAACCCATTTGCCCTCAAACGTTTGTATGCTTTTCGGACTGACCCATTAGAGAAATTTGCTCAGATGGTTGGAAATAGTGAAAAAAGCGTAATAAATCAAAATATTATTATCGATAGATAA
- the lutR_1 gene encoding L-lactate utilization operon repressor → MSSQESEPRLYQQVAALVKERIENDEYPVGTKLPAERLLADEMKVSRTVIREAIIMLEVEGYVDVRKGSGIHVISNRSNNSVNTETGLEFSRCGPFELLQARQLIESHIAEFAASQATKEDILKLVDIQKHARKEDRFRDSTWDLAFHMQIAASTHNSAMVVIVEQMWSQRLRNPYWLKLHEHIDNRSIESWCDEHDQILQALARRDPKGARQAMWQHLENTKKMLFNATSDDFEFTMDRYFFADSPTMDDNS, encoded by the coding sequence ATGAGCTCACAAGAGAGTGAACCGCGCCTATACCAACAAGTTGCGGCTCTGGTCAAAGAACGCATCGAAAATGATGAATACCCAGTTGGCACTAAATTGCCTGCAGAACGGTTACTTGCTGATGAAATGAAGGTGAGCCGTACGGTGATCCGTGAAGCTATCATTATGTTAGAAGTGGAAGGATATGTGGATGTACGTAAAGGATCTGGCATACACGTCATCAGTAATCGGTCTAATAACTCAGTCAATACAGAAACCGGATTAGAATTTAGTCGTTGTGGGCCATTTGAGCTATTACAAGCAAGGCAACTGATTGAAAGCCACATCGCCGAATTTGCCGCGAGCCAAGCCACGAAAGAAGATATTTTAAAATTGGTTGATATTCAAAAGCATGCTCGTAAAGAGGATCGTTTTCGCGACTCAACATGGGATCTCGCTTTTCACATGCAAATTGCCGCGTCGACCCATAACAGTGCGATGGTGGTGATTGTTGAGCAAATGTGGAGCCAACGCTTACGTAATCCTTACTGGCTCAAGCTTCATGAGCACATTGATAACCGTTCGATTGAGAGCTGGTGTGATGAGCACGACCAAATTTTACAGGCGTTAGCGCGTCGAGACCCGAAAGGGGCGCGGCAAGCCATGTGGCAACATTTGGAAAATACCAAAAAAATGTTGTTCAATGCGACCAGTGATGACTTTGAATTCACTATGGATCGCTACTTCTTCGCAGATAGCCCAACGATGGATGATAACAGCTAG
- the rhmT_3 gene encoding Inner membrane transport protein RhmT, translating into MFILAYLDRSNIGFAKQEFQLTTGLSDAAYAFGAGIFFIGYALFEVPSNILLYRIGARVWLSRIMVTWGLVSAAMMFAHDETTFIVLRFLLGVSEAGFFPGVILYLTFWFPQNIRARVTGYFLFGAPLAFIIGGPLSGSLLSLEGTSFAFGLYGWQLMFVVEGLLASIVGIWVFFYLDDRPEKAKWLTAEEKNALSAKLALEEDAKAGHSPKGALRALLDMRVLYLCLIWFTVQVCGYGIYFFLPTQIGTLLGSKVGILVGFVTAIPPLCAAIAVYYVPRISERLKERRKVAAITFMLGAAGIAVSGLFDSIPVIAIIALCVAAAGHLAMQPLYWSFPSAYLGGTAAASGIALINSVGNLGGFVAPNLRVWAETTFESARAGLYFIALVAFIGGLLILTLRRLGIEKRFED; encoded by the coding sequence ATGTTCATATTAGCTTATTTAGACCGTTCTAATATTGGTTTCGCAAAACAAGAGTTTCAGTTAACGACTGGGTTAAGTGACGCTGCATACGCATTTGGCGCAGGGATCTTTTTTATCGGCTACGCATTGTTTGAGGTACCAAGTAATATTCTACTGTACCGCATTGGTGCCCGAGTATGGCTATCGCGCATTATGGTCACATGGGGGCTAGTCTCTGCCGCCATGATGTTTGCCCATGATGAAACCACCTTTATTGTGCTGCGCTTCTTGCTTGGTGTCAGTGAAGCTGGCTTCTTTCCGGGGGTTATTTTGTATTTAACCTTCTGGTTCCCACAAAATATCCGTGCACGGGTGACAGGCTACTTCTTATTTGGTGCACCACTGGCATTTATCATTGGGGGCCCATTATCAGGCTCACTCCTGTCGCTAGAAGGAACTTCATTTGCCTTCGGTTTATACGGCTGGCAGTTAATGTTTGTCGTAGAAGGCTTATTGGCATCTATTGTCGGGATTTGGGTATTCTTTTACCTTGATGACCGCCCAGAAAAAGCCAAATGGCTGACAGCTGAGGAAAAAAATGCACTTTCCGCTAAATTAGCCTTGGAAGAAGATGCCAAAGCAGGTCATAGTCCAAAAGGCGCCCTGAGAGCATTATTAGATATGCGTGTTCTCTACCTGTGTCTGATTTGGTTTACCGTTCAAGTCTGTGGTTATGGTATTTATTTCTTCTTACCAACCCAAATTGGTACGTTATTAGGCAGTAAAGTCGGCATACTTGTAGGCTTTGTCACCGCCATACCACCACTGTGTGCAGCCATTGCAGTTTACTACGTTCCTCGTATTTCAGAACGTCTAAAAGAACGCCGTAAAGTTGCTGCCATTACCTTTATGTTAGGGGCTGCAGGGATCGCTGTTTCTGGTTTATTCGATAGCATTCCAGTTATTGCCATTATTGCGTTATGTGTCGCAGCAGCAGGCCACTTAGCTATGCAACCTCTGTATTGGAGCTTCCCATCTGCATACTTAGGCGGTACCGCTGCAGCATCAGGGATCGCCCTGATTAACTCTGTGGGTAACTTAGGTGGCTTTGTGGCACCAAACTTAAGAGTGTGGGCTGAAACCACCTTTGAGTCTGCCCGTGCAGGGCTCTATTTTATCGCTTTAGTCGCCTTTATCGGTGGTCTGTTGATTCTGACATTAAGAAGATTAGGTATTGAAAAACGATTTGAAGATTAA
- the dgoD gene encoding D-galactonate dehydratase — MKIKEISTFIMHVPVTNDLIGDSTHSITHWGMPGVMIKTECGLVGYGHTGTHADITTDRLITTIIEDVFGPMLLGEDPTEVRYLHRKLTRSSTNIWVGRGGLMQMAISAIDIALWDLKAKAADQPLWQLFGGSKHNKVNAYNTDCGWLVRSQEDLVDDCKKMIFEEGFKAIKMKIGKPDPREDLQRIEAVRHAIGDDIDLMVDANGKWDISIAKQYGHRLNDFNIKWFEEPLWHDDVASHKQLAAYMDTPIALGELLYHNDSFKEFVLAGAVDYLQPDATRCGGLTAVWEIADLGMAFNLPVTPHHGDMMQAQLHLVMAHPACSLLEFIPWTLDCFVDPVEVIDGVYTTPTAPGAGTTLKPEALAKFNVK, encoded by the coding sequence ATGAAAATAAAAGAAATTAGTACTTTTATCATGCACGTACCTGTCACTAATGACCTAATTGGTGACTCAACTCACAGTATTACCCATTGGGGAATGCCGGGTGTCATGATCAAAACAGAATGTGGGTTAGTCGGCTATGGCCACACCGGAACACACGCCGATATCACTACCGACCGGTTAATCACCACCATTATTGAAGATGTTTTCGGTCCAATGTTACTCGGTGAAGACCCAACAGAAGTACGTTATTTGCATCGAAAACTCACTCGCAGCTCAACCAATATTTGGGTTGGTCGCGGTGGTTTAATGCAAATGGCAATTTCTGCCATCGACATCGCCCTTTGGGATCTCAAAGCTAAAGCCGCAGATCAGCCGTTATGGCAACTGTTTGGCGGTTCAAAACACAATAAAGTTAACGCCTATAACACCGACTGCGGTTGGTTAGTGCGTAGCCAAGAAGACTTAGTCGATGATTGTAAAAAAATGATCTTCGAAGAAGGCTTCAAAGCAATAAAAATGAAGATTGGCAAACCAGACCCACGCGAAGATCTACAACGTATTGAAGCGGTTCGCCACGCAATTGGCGATGATATCGACTTAATGGTAGATGCGAATGGTAAGTGGGATATCAGTATAGCCAAGCAATATGGCCACCGTTTAAATGATTTTAATATTAAGTGGTTTGAAGAGCCGTTGTGGCATGATGATGTCGCCAGCCATAAACAACTTGCCGCTTATATGGACACACCTATCGCATTAGGTGAATTACTTTATCACAATGATTCGTTTAAGGAATTTGTCTTGGCAGGTGCCGTTGATTACTTACAACCTGACGCCACACGCTGTGGTGGTTTAACAGCAGTATGGGAAATTGCTGATTTAGGTATGGCCTTTAATTTACCGGTGACACCACACCATGGCGATATGATGCAGGCACAATTGCATCTGGTCATGGCGCATCCAGCCTGCTCTTTACTAGAATTCATTCCTTGGACACTGGACTGCTTTGTTGACCCGGTCGAAGTTATTGATGGTGTTTATACCACACCAACCGCGCCTGGGGCAGGTACAACGTTAAAACCTGAAGCATTAGCTAAATTTAACGTGAAATAA
- the garD_3 gene encoding D-galactarate dehydratase, giving the protein MIKDIIKIHPNDNVAITLIDRLSGDTVSVDGQSVALKQDIGRGHKIALDTIEAGENIMKYGAPIGHATTKITVGEHIHTHNITTNLSALNDYEYHPEHNIITATRPDPDVQIYRRANGDVAIRNEIWVIPTVGCVNALARKMIERFNKQHHGASDIDGVYLYNHTLGCSQLGDDHLTTRTILQDMVKHPNAGGVLVIGLGCENNQVAAFKETLGDYDDERVKFMVCQQLDDEIEAGVEHLNTLYQFVQQDKREAGKLSEVKFGLECGGSDGLSGITANPLLGCFSDFLVSHNGTTVLTEVPEMFGAEQILMNHCHDEPTFEKTVNMINDFKQYFIAHDQPIYENPSPGNKAGGISTLEEKSLGCTQKAGTSQVMDVLKYGERLTTPGFNLLSAPGNDAIATSALGAAGCHMVLFTTGRGTPYGGFVPTMKIATNNELAAKKPHWIDFNAGALLTGKSMDQLLDDFIQLVVKTVNGEHTKNEINDFRELAIFKMGVTL; this is encoded by the coding sequence ATGATAAAAGATATAATAAAAATACATCCGAATGACAATGTCGCCATTACCTTAATCGATAGACTCTCGGGTGATACTGTCAGCGTTGATGGCCAATCCGTGGCATTAAAGCAGGACATCGGTCGCGGCCATAAAATTGCTCTAGATACGATTGAAGCGGGTGAAAATATCATGAAGTATGGCGCGCCTATCGGCCACGCAACAACGAAAATAACCGTTGGCGAGCATATTCATACACACAATATCACCACCAATTTAAGTGCCTTAAATGACTATGAATACCACCCTGAACACAACATAATTACCGCTACACGGCCGGATCCAGATGTGCAAATCTATCGTCGAGCAAACGGTGATGTCGCGATCCGCAATGAAATTTGGGTGATCCCAACCGTTGGCTGCGTGAATGCACTCGCTAGAAAAATGATCGAGCGCTTTAATAAACAACATCATGGTGCTTCTGATATTGATGGCGTTTATCTGTATAACCATACTTTAGGATGTTCCCAGCTCGGTGATGACCATTTAACAACGCGTACTATTTTACAAGATATGGTTAAGCACCCTAACGCAGGTGGTGTTCTAGTCATTGGTTTAGGCTGTGAAAACAATCAAGTAGCCGCCTTTAAAGAAACATTAGGTGACTATGATGATGAACGCGTGAAATTCATGGTATGCCAACAATTAGATGATGAAATTGAAGCCGGTGTCGAGCACCTTAATACGCTTTATCAATTCGTACAGCAGGACAAACGTGAAGCAGGCAAACTGAGTGAAGTGAAATTTGGCCTTGAATGTGGTGGATCTGATGGGCTTTCAGGCATCACCGCTAACCCACTGTTGGGCTGTTTTTCTGATTTTTTAGTCAGCCATAACGGAACCACGGTGTTAACGGAAGTCCCTGAAATGTTTGGCGCGGAACAAATTCTAATGAACCACTGCCATGATGAACCGACGTTTGAGAAAACGGTCAATATGATCAATGACTTCAAACAATATTTTATTGCCCATGACCAGCCAATTTATGAAAACCCATCTCCAGGGAATAAAGCCGGTGGTATTTCGACACTCGAAGAAAAATCCCTCGGCTGCACACAAAAAGCAGGCACTAGCCAAGTAATGGATGTTTTAAAATACGGAGAGCGCCTGACAACCCCAGGGTTCAACTTGTTAAGTGCACCGGGTAATGATGCCATTGCGACCAGTGCCTTAGGTGCAGCAGGCTGTCATATGGTGTTATTTACAACCGGTCGCGGCACACCATACGGTGGCTTTGTTCCCACCATGAAAATTGCGACTAATAATGAGTTAGCCGCCAAAAAACCCCATTGGATTGACTTCAATGCGGGTGCCCTATTAACAGGAAAATCCATGGATCAGTTATTAGATGACTTCATTCAGCTTGTTGTGAAAACCGTTAATGGTGAGCACACCAAAAATGAAATCAATGACTTTCGTGAATTAGCAATTTTCAAAATGGGCGTCACACTTTAA
- the murR_4 gene encoding MurPQ operon repressor produces the protein MIDLKLREARDSLSTKEKQVAEYIIANKKNMQSISIQSLAQENKVSTTTILRLCHKLGYQGFSDLKIDLISSINHKSYGTLLQEDIDINDSMETVNHKVGLIEKSSIEETCALVNLNAFKQANELISKSKKIVIYGAGSSGLVAKEFEYQLIKIKKDVNCHLDYSIQFSIVNTLDQNDLVIVISHSGENHECIKLLTLARELKVPTIAITKMGQSSVSTLAETILHTISTENISRIIPIRSKISQLTVINMLITNLFIKQYDERIQKQINTRAERFTRLNSNN, from the coding sequence ATGATAGACCTAAAACTTAGAGAGGCCAGAGACAGCCTTTCCACCAAAGAAAAACAAGTCGCTGAGTACATTATTGCTAATAAGAAAAACATGCAAAGTATTAGCATTCAATCCCTTGCCCAAGAAAATAAGGTCAGTACCACAACTATTTTGCGCCTATGTCATAAGTTAGGCTACCAAGGTTTTAGTGACCTAAAAATTGATTTAATTTCATCGATTAATCACAAATCTTACGGCACCCTACTGCAAGAAGATATTGATATTAATGACTCGATGGAAACCGTTAATCACAAAGTAGGACTGATTGAAAAATCATCCATAGAAGAAACATGTGCTTTGGTTAATTTAAATGCCTTTAAGCAAGCAAATGAGTTAATTAGCAAGAGTAAAAAAATTGTAATTTATGGTGCTGGTAGTAGTGGATTAGTTGCAAAAGAATTTGAATATCAACTAATTAAAATAAAGAAAGATGTTAATTGTCACCTTGATTACAGCATTCAATTTAGTATCGTGAATACGTTAGATCAGAACGATCTTGTCATTGTCATATCTCATTCCGGTGAAAACCATGAATGTATCAAGCTACTCACCCTAGCCAGAGAATTGAAAGTTCCGACCATTGCTATCACAAAAATGGGACAAAGTTCAGTATCAACCTTAGCTGAGACTATCTTGCATACAATATCGACTGAAAATATTTCAAGGATCATCCCCATTCGCTCAAAAATATCCCAACTCACTGTAATTAATATGTTGATTACTAACTTATTTATCAAACAGTATGATGAAAGAATTCAAAAACAAATTAACACTCGTGCGGAACGCTTTACTCGTCTAAATAGCAATAACTGA